From a region of the Nonlabens sp. Hel1_33_55 genome:
- a CDS encoding META domain-containing protein: MKANFLLFGMMILTLVACNELEDINGSYEVITVDGQDMEGQGITVNIQMSEEGNRISGNNGCNEYGGSFENPEANRVEPGMMMSTKMYCVEKAKIEKLYMNQLSQVKKAEYKNNYLKLMDEDGIVLIKAKRIDE, translated from the coding sequence TATTATTCGGGATGATGATTTTGACACTTGTTGCTTGCAATGAGTTGGAAGATATCAATGGATCCTATGAGGTAATCACCGTCGATGGCCAGGACATGGAAGGACAAGGGATTACGGTCAATATACAAATGTCTGAAGAAGGTAATCGCATTTCTGGTAACAATGGCTGTAATGAATATGGCGGCTCTTTTGAAAATCCAGAAGCTAATAGAGTAGAACCAGGAATGATGATGTCTACTAAAATGTATTGCGTGGAAAAAGCCAAAATTGAAAAGCTCTACATGAATCAACTATCCCAAGTCAAAAAAGCAGAGTACAAAAACAACTATTTGAAATTGATGGATGAAGATGGAATCGTTCTGATCAAGGCAAAACGAATCGATGAGTAA
- a CDS encoding SufE family protein, which produces MSNIKKIQEEIVDEFGMFDDWMQRYEYMIDLGKSLPIIDEQYKDDDHIIKGCQSKVWVHAGLENDKVIFTADSDAIITKGIIAILIRAWSNQKPQDILDANTDFIDEIGLKEHLSPTRANGLVSMIKQLKMYAVAYQSQLN; this is translated from the coding sequence ATGAGTAATATTAAAAAAATACAGGAAGAAATTGTTGATGAGTTCGGCATGTTTGACGACTGGATGCAGCGTTATGAATACATGATCGATCTTGGCAAAAGCTTACCCATTATTGACGAACAATACAAAGATGATGACCATATCATAAAAGGATGTCAGTCAAAAGTGTGGGTTCATGCAGGTCTAGAAAATGATAAAGTGATTTTCACTGCAGATAGTGATGCCATCATCACAAAAGGAATTATTGCCATCTTGATTCGTGCATGGTCCAACCAGAAACCACAAGATATTCTCGATGCAAATACAGATTTCATAGATGAGATAGGTCTCAAAGAACATTTGTCACCCACACGTGCTAACGGCCTTGTTTCTATGATCAAACAACTTAAAATGTACGCCGTGGCGTATCAATCACAACTCAATTAA
- a CDS encoding SUF system Fe-S cluster assembly protein produces MEEINGQELGEKVIRVIKTIYDPEIPVDIYELGLIYDVMVSEEAEVKVLMTLTSPNCPVAESLPKEVEDKIKSLKDVKDAEVEITFDPPWNKDLMSEEAKLELGML; encoded by the coding sequence ATGGAAGAAATCAACGGACAAGAACTAGGCGAGAAAGTCATACGCGTTATCAAAACCATTTATGACCCAGAGATTCCCGTAGACATCTACGAATTGGGATTGATTTATGACGTCATGGTCAGTGAAGAAGCTGAAGTTAAGGTTTTAATGACATTAACTTCTCCCAACTGCCCTGTGGCAGAATCATTACCCAAAGAGGTTGAGGATAAAATCAAGTCTCTAAAAGACGTGAAAGATGCAGAGGTGGAAATCACTTTTGACCCACCATGGAACAAGGATCTAATGAGTGAAGAGGCAAAACTAGAACTGGGAATGCTCTAA
- a CDS encoding DUF2480 family protein: MREEIINRVANSKLKNFDLEDYYVAGPRTEIDIAQWLMEGLVLVESRFRQSVKTTDFTAYENHHVALKCSTDAIVPPWAWMLLQSQLTDVAKTVVVGSLEDLETVLYRNVIADIDLSNFKDLPVIVKGCSKKPVPVAAYLMITEKLQRIASSVMYGEACSSVPVYKRPR; the protein is encoded by the coding sequence ATGAGAGAAGAAATCATCAATCGTGTTGCAAATTCCAAGCTCAAGAATTTTGACCTTGAGGATTACTACGTGGCAGGACCTCGCACAGAGATTGATATCGCTCAATGGTTGATGGAAGGTTTAGTGCTGGTGGAATCTCGCTTTCGCCAAAGCGTAAAAACTACAGACTTCACTGCTTATGAAAATCATCATGTTGCCTTAAAATGCAGTACTGATGCCATTGTACCGCCATGGGCATGGATGCTTTTACAATCACAATTGACTGATGTCGCAAAAACAGTAGTTGTAGGTTCACTGGAAGATCTAGAAACCGTTTTATACCGTAATGTCATTGCAGACATCGATCTTTCCAACTTTAAAGACTTGCCAGTAATTGTAAAAGGTTGTTCCAAAAAACCTGTTCCAGTTGCTGCTTACCTAATGATTACTGAAAAGCTTCAACGTATCGCCAGTAGCGTTATGTACGGTGAGGCTTGCTCTTCAGTTCCCGTTTACAAAAGACCTCGTTAA
- a CDS encoding DUF3078 domain-containing protein encodes MKKLLLSALLVSMAAISQAQDADPDEQPQGWTKGGTFQILFNQSAFNAEWTGGGTSSIAGNAGINYDFNYLQGRTTWDNKLIAEYGITKQDGDEFTRKTNDRLEFNSVYGYKVKEDSNWSYSFFFNALTQFTKGYTFSEDPDTGETIRTERTHILSPGYFQAGPGMLYKKDENFSVNIAPATARLIVVDDQFTTIAGYEDGDYFGVDAGESSRFEFGASVNALYKFTIAENITMDNVLLLYSNYLDKPGNVDINYSAAVNMKVNEWLSANLIFQAIYDDNAVGAFQIREVFGVGLNYKL; translated from the coding sequence ATGAAGAAGCTTTTACTCTCTGCTCTACTTGTATCCATGGCAGCGATCTCACAAGCACAAGATGCAGATCCTGATGAGCAACCACAAGGATGGACCAAAGGCGGCACGTTCCAAATACTTTTCAATCAGTCTGCATTTAATGCAGAATGGACTGGTGGTGGCACATCTAGTATCGCAGGAAACGCTGGTATCAATTATGACTTTAATTATCTACAAGGACGAACCACGTGGGACAATAAATTGATTGCTGAATATGGTATTACAAAGCAGGACGGCGATGAATTCACCCGCAAGACTAATGACAGGCTAGAATTCAATTCGGTTTATGGATATAAGGTGAAAGAAGACAGCAACTGGTCTTATTCCTTCTTTTTCAATGCGTTGACTCAATTTACTAAAGGATATACTTTTAGTGAAGATCCTGATACTGGAGAAACTATACGTACAGAACGTACTCACATACTTTCTCCTGGTTACTTCCAGGCTGGTCCAGGTATGCTTTACAAAAAGGATGAGAATTTCTCTGTAAATATTGCACCAGCAACTGCTAGATTAATTGTTGTTGACGATCAGTTTACTACAATTGCAGGTTATGAAGATGGCGACTACTTTGGGGTTGATGCAGGTGAGAGTTCCAGATTTGAATTTGGAGCGTCTGTGAACGCTTTGTACAAGTTCACTATTGCAGAAAATATTACAATGGACAACGTACTGCTTTTATACTCTAATTACTTAGACAAGCCGGGTAATGTTGACATCAACTACTCTGCTGCAGTAAACATGAAAGTAAACGAATGGTTGAGTGCTAATCTAATTTTCCAAGCAATCTATGACGATAACGCTGTTGGTGCTTTTCAAATACGTGAAGTGTTTGGAGTTGGCTTAAATTATAAGTTATAA
- a CDS encoding DUF3078 domain-containing protein, whose product MLMKIWMCLLLTLTSITLIKAQDAGDKDVTENGWANTGKFQFLFNQSAFNADWTGGGTSSIAGSLAVDVDLVYTEDRIAWENSISAEYGLTIQEDERFTRKTNDRIELNSVVGYEVRENDDTAYYSFFINAMTQATKGYVYSKNDDGEVTRTERTNMFSPGYFQAGPGFLYKKNKMLTLNVAPSTARLILVDDMFTSGEDYEDGSYFGVDAGETKRYELGASINAMYKFKIMDNITMDNKLLIYSNYLDKPGNVDINYATNINMKVNDYISAKLIFQAIYDDNAVGAFQIREVSGLGLNYTL is encoded by the coding sequence ATGCTTATGAAAATATGGATGTGCCTCTTATTGACTTTAACCTCAATAACTCTTATAAAAGCGCAGGATGCTGGTGATAAAGACGTGACAGAAAATGGTTGGGCCAATACGGGAAAATTCCAGTTTTTATTCAATCAATCTGCTTTTAATGCAGACTGGACAGGTGGCGGTACATCCAGCATCGCTGGTAGCCTAGCTGTAGATGTTGATCTTGTTTATACTGAAGATCGCATCGCATGGGAAAATTCCATTAGCGCAGAATATGGTTTGACCATCCAGGAAGATGAACGTTTTACACGCAAAACAAACGATAGAATAGAGCTCAACAGCGTTGTAGGTTATGAGGTTCGTGAAAATGATGACACAGCCTATTATTCCTTTTTCATCAACGCAATGACCCAAGCCACAAAAGGTTATGTCTATTCAAAGAATGATGATGGCGAGGTTACTAGAACTGAGCGCACAAATATGTTCTCACCAGGCTACTTTCAAGCAGGACCTGGATTCCTATACAAGAAAAACAAAATGCTAACCTTGAATGTGGCTCCATCCACGGCAAGGTTGATCCTGGTGGATGATATGTTTACCAGCGGTGAGGATTATGAAGATGGCAGTTATTTTGGCGTCGATGCTGGAGAAACTAAACGTTACGAGTTGGGCGCTTCCATTAATGCCATGTACAAATTCAAAATCATGGACAATATTACCATGGACAACAAACTATTGATCTACTCTAATTATCTGGATAAGCCCGGTAATGTAGATATCAATTATGCCACTAACATCAATATGAAAGTCAATGATTACATCAGTGCAAAATTGATTTTCCAGGCGATTTATGATGATAATGCTGTTGGTGCTTTCCAGATACGAGAAGTCTCGGGATTAGGGTTGAATTACACGTTGTAG
- the hflX gene encoding GTPase HflX gives MLETDNHEYEKAILIGVITQSQDEEKLNEYMDELEFLAFTAGATVRKRFSQKMAKPNPKTFIGTGKIEEIQAFVKVHDIDTVIFDDELSPAQQRNIEKALEAKIIDRTYLILDIFAQRAQTSYARTQVELAQYEYLLPRLVGLWTHLERQKGGIGMRGPGETEIETDRRIVRDRITLLKAKLVKIDKQMATQRGNRGQLVRVALVGYTNVGKSTLMNVVSKSDVFAENKLFATLDTTVRKVVVGNLPFLLTDTVGFIRKLPTQLVESFKSTLDEVRESDLLLHVVDISHESFEDHIASVNKILDEIDAIDKPTIMVFNKIDKYQPEDYDETDLMVERSSVHYSLEEWKRTWMSRSGDDVIFISAIEKENMEEFRKKVYDKVREIHVSRFPYNAFLYPDIMGEEE, from the coding sequence ATGCTAGAAACTGACAATCACGAGTACGAAAAAGCTATTCTTATAGGTGTGATCACCCAATCACAGGATGAGGAAAAGCTCAATGAATACATGGACGAACTAGAATTCCTCGCTTTTACGGCAGGTGCTACCGTTCGTAAAAGGTTCAGCCAGAAAATGGCGAAGCCCAATCCAAAGACCTTTATTGGAACTGGTAAAATAGAGGAAATCCAAGCCTTTGTAAAGGTTCATGATATCGATACGGTCATATTTGATGATGAATTGTCACCAGCTCAACAGCGCAATATTGAAAAAGCGCTAGAAGCAAAGATCATTGATAGAACTTATCTGATTCTAGACATATTTGCCCAACGCGCTCAAACAAGCTACGCAAGAACACAAGTTGAACTTGCTCAATATGAATATCTGCTACCTAGATTGGTAGGGTTGTGGACACACCTGGAACGACAAAAAGGTGGTATAGGAATGCGTGGACCTGGTGAGACTGAGATCGAGACAGATAGACGTATTGTAAGGGACAGAATCACCTTGTTAAAAGCAAAACTTGTCAAAATCGATAAGCAAATGGCAACTCAACGTGGTAATCGCGGCCAACTGGTCAGAGTCGCACTTGTTGGGTATACGAATGTTGGAAAAAGTACATTGATGAATGTGGTTTCCAAAAGTGATGTCTTTGCAGAAAACAAACTCTTTGCAACACTAGATACTACCGTTCGTAAAGTGGTAGTTGGGAACTTGCCATTTCTATTAACAGATACCGTTGGTTTTATTCGTAAACTACCTACTCAACTGGTTGAATCTTTTAAGTCTACTTTGGATGAGGTTCGTGAATCAGATTTGTTGTTGCATGTAGTTGATATTTCACATGAGTCCTTTGAAGATCATATCGCTTCCGTAAATAAAATACTGGACGAAATTGATGCTATTGATAAGCCCACTATCATGGTCTTCAATAAGATTGACAAGTATCAACCAGAAGATTATGATGAAACAGACCTTATGGTAGAACGTTCATCAGTTCACTATTCTTTGGAAGAGTGGAAGAGAACCTGGATGTCAAGATCAGGTGATGATGTTATTTTCATCAGTGCTATCGAAAAGGAAAATATGGAGGAATTCCGTAAGAAGGTATATGATAAAGTAAGAGAAATTCATGTATCAAGATTCCCATACAATGCATTCTTATATCCAGACATCATGGGTGAAGAAGAATAG